One Turneriella parva DSM 21527 genomic region harbors:
- a CDS encoding SH3 domain-containing protein yields MNEVMVQAYKRYQAIKKICVLSCIFSIAIMCKKPVENNKLPVENKIMYAAAKTGLKVYEQPILNSKVLKDVPFGVMVDVKEERVEKKDLYGTLGRWAHIKCNSNSNIECDGWVLSGELSEVLTPEMTAAMREKEPAAKAVKAPTCSERCKLGYDRGMTRCEAALQKCERGDCYGENSRCYDKVVNTDQACMKECDRF; encoded by the coding sequence TTGAATGAAGTCATGGTGCAAGCATATAAGCGTTATCAGGCTATCAAAAAAATATGTGTCCTTTCGTGTATCTTTAGCATAGCAATTATGTGTAAGAAGCCTGTAGAAAATAATAAGCTACCTGTAGAGAATAAAATAATGTACGCCGCAGCAAAAACTGGCTTGAAAGTTTATGAGCAGCCAATTCTAAATAGCAAGGTCCTCAAAGACGTTCCATTCGGGGTGATGGTCGACGTCAAAGAGGAGAGAGTCGAAAAAAAAGACTTATACGGTACTCTCGGAAGATGGGCTCACATAAAATGCAATTCAAATAGCAATATAGAATGCGACGGGTGGGTCTTGAGCGGGGAGCTCTCTGAAGTGCTAACCCCAGAAATGACCGCCGCAATGCGGGAGAAAGAACCGGCTGCGAAGGCGGTAAAAGCGCCTACGTGTTCTGAAAGGTGTAAGCTGGGATATGACAGGGGAATGACGAGATGCGAGGCGGCATTGCAAAAATGCGAAAGAGGCGATTGCTATGGAGAGAATAGCCGCTGCTACGACAAAGTAGTCAACACAGACCAGGCATGTATGAAAGAATGTGATAGATTTTAG
- a CDS encoding adenylate/guanylate cyclase domain-containing protein gives MSISSKNIITYYKDLPAEFQSGKNLHSDYAYKEYDGSVLCIDIKAMTVLADAFTVDTLLELASIHHSKIFEVVHNYDGFIGRTNGAFNQSFFIQDKNQSAAKRACLAAKEIVTYFLENPIYEGLDITLKAGINTGSFYLMSVGDEKSRQIITSGIDVNYAEDLMEKTRYYDTTIMLSETTKNGLDLETRQIDSIYRKGVEGAHSIFQLL, from the coding sequence ATGAGCATTTCATCTAAGAACATTATTACTTATTACAAAGACTTACCCGCAGAATTTCAATCTGGCAAGAACTTACACTCAGATTATGCATACAAAGAATACGATGGCTCGGTACTCTGTATTGACATTAAAGCAATGACCGTTTTAGCTGATGCGTTTACGGTTGATACTTTGCTAGAGCTGGCATCAATTCATCATTCGAAAATCTTCGAAGTGGTTCATAATTACGATGGTTTTATCGGCCGCACGAATGGAGCCTTCAATCAATCCTTCTTTATCCAAGACAAGAATCAAAGTGCGGCAAAACGAGCTTGCTTAGCGGCGAAAGAAATAGTTACTTATTTTCTAGAAAATCCAATTTATGAAGGGTTAGATATTACATTAAAGGCGGGCATAAATACTGGCAGCTTCTATTTAATGTCTGTGGGTGATGAAAAAAGCAGACAGATTATTACGTCTGGCATTGACGTTAACTATGCTGAAGATCTAATGGAGAAGACCCGTTATTACGATACGACCATCATGCTCAGTGAAACCACCAAGAACGGCCTTGATTTAGAAACGAGGCAAATTGACTCCATTTATAGAAAAGGTGTTGAAGGGGCTCATTCTATATTTCAACTGTTATGA
- a CDS encoding type II toxin-antitoxin system PemK/MazF family toxin yields MVVEQYDVFLINLDPTIGHEIKKTRPCLIISPNEMNGNISTIIIAPMTTVSRNYPTRVKTVFKKKTGYIVLDQIRTVDKARLVKKLGKVNIEAIGSVKSVLREMLID; encoded by the coding sequence ATGGTAGTGGAACAATACGACGTATTTCTCATAAATCTTGATCCGACTATCGGCCATGAGATTAAGAAAACCAGGCCATGCCTCATCATATCACCAAATGAGATGAACGGTAATATTTCCACGATAATCATCGCCCCTATGACAACCGTTTCGCGAAATTATCCGACACGAGTGAAAACAGTATTCAAAAAGAAGACCGGATATATTGTCCTCGACCAGATTCGTACGGTCGATAAAGCGCGTTTAGTTAAGAAGCTTGGTAAGGTCAATATTGAAGCCATTGGCTCAGTTAAGTCAGTGCTGAGAGAAATGCTTATAGATTAG
- a CDS encoding AbrB/MazE/SpoVT family DNA-binding domain-containing protein, whose amino-acid sequence MILQIVKVGNSKGLRIPKSILEQYHIEEEVDVTSTKDGLLLKPIKSKARAGWAKKFKEMATNRDDRLLMPDFTDAADRDWQW is encoded by the coding sequence ATGATCTTGCAGATAGTAAAGGTGGGCAACTCGAAAGGGCTGCGGATCCCCAAAAGTATTTTGGAACAATACCATATCGAAGAAGAGGTGGATGTTACCTCGACGAAAGATGGACTTCTTTTGAAACCTATAAAAAGCAAGGCTCGAGCAGGTTGGGCAAAGAAATTCAAAGAGATGGCGACAAACCGGGATGATAGGTTATTAATGCCCGATTTCACAGATGCGGCAGATCGAGACTGGCAATGGTAG
- a CDS encoding DUF4258 domain-containing protein translates to MTIIFTNHALEQAELRGTNEVEMTVAIEQGEEIPAKKSRFMRRKNFEFNATWQGKPYQIKQVAPVFVRENEKIVVITVYTFYF, encoded by the coding sequence ATGACGATAATTTTCACAAATCATGCTCTTGAGCAAGCAGAGTTACGTGGAACCAATGAAGTCGAAATGACTGTGGCTATTGAGCAAGGTGAAGAAATTCCGGCCAAAAAGAGCCGATTTATGCGACGCAAGAACTTCGAATTCAACGCAACTTGGCAAGGCAAACCTTATCAGATTAAGCAGGTTGCGCCAGTCTTCGTTAGAGAAAACGAAAAAATAGTTGTCATCACGGTATATACTTTCTATTTTTAG
- a CDS encoding DUF2283 domain-containing protein yields the protein MKISYDEKYDTMYIKLIDEPVECRTLQLSEDVALNIGPNEKLVGIEILDAKQVIGHGKVPSVVLDNLKQAVA from the coding sequence ATGAAAATCTCATACGACGAAAAGTACGATACTATGTATATAAAGCTCATAGATGAGCCCGTAGAATGCCGCACATTGCAGCTGTCAGAAGATGTAGCGCTAAATATTGGCCCAAACGAAAAGCTCGTTGGCATAGAAATACTTGATGCTAAACAGGTTATTGGCCACGGTAAAGTCCCCAGTGTTGTACTGGATAACCTAAAACAAGCCGTAGCATAG
- a CDS encoding restriction endonuclease, which yields MAVPDFQSFFRPLLEIAGDGKEHSMSEARAIIAKNMNLSESDLAEMLGSGKQSKFDNRVAWAKSYFTQAKVLEAPRRGYFKITDRGVQLLNEKHDRIDVKILNRFPEFVEFHTAKADKGDSVDDISDSADTTETPEESLEKAYQSIRNDLSSAVLAKVKTNTPKFFENLVIDLMISLGYGGSRKDAGKSIGQSGDEGIDGIIKEDMLGLDVIYIQAKRWEGTVGRPEIQKFVGALHGKRAKKGVFITTGKFSQDAIAYVETIDPKVILIDGRQLAELMIDHNLGVSTSNSYEIKKMDSDYFDETE from the coding sequence ATGGCAGTACCAGATTTTCAATCATTCTTCAGACCACTTCTTGAAATTGCGGGTGATGGCAAAGAGCATTCAATGTCAGAGGCAAGAGCCATAATCGCCAAGAACATGAATCTCTCAGAATCAGACCTTGCAGAGATGCTCGGCAGCGGTAAACAATCAAAATTCGATAATCGAGTAGCTTGGGCCAAAAGTTATTTCACTCAGGCAAAAGTGCTTGAGGCGCCGCGCCGGGGTTACTTCAAGATTACAGATCGCGGGGTACAACTCCTCAATGAAAAGCATGATCGAATTGATGTAAAAATTCTCAATAGATTCCCAGAGTTTGTAGAATTTCATACCGCGAAAGCGGATAAAGGGGACTCCGTAGATGACATTTCTGATAGTGCAGATACTACAGAAACCCCCGAGGAAAGCCTTGAAAAGGCGTATCAGTCCATTCGAAACGATCTCAGCAGCGCAGTTTTGGCGAAAGTAAAAACTAATACTCCGAAATTCTTTGAAAACCTCGTAATCGATTTGATGATTTCCCTGGGATACGGCGGTTCCCGAAAGGACGCCGGAAAATCGATTGGCCAGAGCGGTGATGAAGGTATAGACGGCATCATTAAAGAGGACATGCTAGGCTTAGATGTCATTTACATACAGGCGAAACGCTGGGAAGGCACAGTGGGTCGGCCCGAAATCCAGAAATTTGTTGGTGCCCTGCACGGCAAACGGGCAAAAAAGGGCGTCTTCATTACAACTGGTAAATTTTCTCAAGATGCCATAGCCTACGTTGAAACCATTGACCCGAAGGTTATACTGATCGACGGTCGTCAATTGGCTGAGCTGATGATTGATCACAATTTAGGTGTTTCAACCTCAAACTCATACGAAATCAAGAAAATGGATAGTGACTATTTTGATGAAACTGAATAA
- a CDS encoding DUF1566 domain-containing protein — protein sequence MERTFSKVRFVLGITLCLAPFWQTLYAGGGGITWSPYQGEMKWKEATEKCKSLGMRLPSIEELIAAYNSAVTKAWPEQGAYWSSSKYAGDYYSYWGLHSKNGIYMDNNKHYGVLYVRCVR from the coding sequence ATGGAACGAACATTTTCAAAAGTAAGATTTGTATTGGGTATCACACTCTGCCTGGCGCCGTTCTGGCAAACTTTGTACGCTGGAGGCGGGGGAATAACGTGGAGTCCCTATCAAGGCGAAATGAAATGGAAAGAAGCTACAGAGAAATGTAAAAGCCTTGGTATGCGCTTGCCAAGTATCGAGGAACTCATAGCTGCATACAACAGCGCGGTAACTAAAGCGTGGCCGGAACAAGGTGCATATTGGTCGTCATCGAAATATGCCGGGGACTATTATTCATACTGGGGATTACATTCGAAGAATGGAATATACATGGACAATAATAAGCACTATGGTGTTCTTTACGTCCGCTGCGTGCGATAG
- a CDS encoding CopG family ribbon-helix-helix protein, with protein sequence MRKVITVSLQPELSRKLDKSVKANKTTRSEIVKKALDQYLYQQETNRIRAKLRPYAEKAGFYSEEDVFRAIS encoded by the coding sequence ATGCGTAAAGTGATTACCGTAAGCCTTCAGCCCGAGCTAAGCAGGAAGTTGGATAAATCCGTAAAGGCAAACAAGACCACCCGTAGTGAAATCGTGAAAAAGGCACTGGATCAATATCTCTATCAACAAGAGACTAATCGAATACGGGCTAAACTAAGGCCATATGCTGAAAAAGCCGGTTTCTATAGTGAAGAAGATGTTTTTCGGGCCATTTCTTGA
- a CDS encoding putative toxin-antitoxin system toxin component, PIN family has translation MKIVIDTNVLISALIFPGVSSEVFDSAVNNHEIWLSEWIIREFSQKCAEKFKIPREALSETLKHLGERVNIAIPTGQRPEVCRDPDDNNVLWVANAIGADILLTGDQDLLVLKRFKNTQILSPRDYKAGYMAS, from the coding sequence TTGAAGATCGTAATCGATACAAATGTACTCATCTCTGCGCTGATTTTCCCAGGAGTCTCCTCCGAAGTTTTTGATTCCGCCGTGAATAATCATGAAATTTGGCTTTCTGAATGGATCATTCGGGAATTCAGCCAGAAGTGTGCGGAAAAATTCAAAATACCCCGTGAGGCTCTTAGCGAGACCTTGAAGCATTTGGGTGAAAGGGTAAACATAGCAATACCCACAGGGCAAAGGCCAGAAGTATGCCGAGATCCAGATGATAACAATGTGCTTTGGGTCGCGAATGCAATAGGGGCAGACATACTTCTTACTGGTGACCAAGATTTACTGGTATTGAAAAGGTTTAAAAATACCCAAATTCTCTCTCCCAGAGACTACAAGGCCGGCTATATGGCATCGTAG
- a CDS encoding S66 family peptidase, which yields MTRLFPKAWVGTMTVGTIAPASPAPNNFRQRYERGIQNLKALGLKVIEDRRVFAKNGHVAGTVGARVRHIHDLFQNPEVGMIISAIGGFNSNQLLRHIDYDLIQRNPKILVGYSDVTNLHMAITKQTNLVTFYGPAIMPQFGDFGGPIDFTLRNFKKAFQPIPIGSLPVSEVFTEELLPWGTHDSRPKQMQPNSGWIICHEGKSEGYSLVANLTTLMMTIATRWEPIWQDKVLFLEEEGQSTQITDRCLTHLENIGVFEKIKGIVFGRSYGYKVVDSKYPLKRILRRFGRRYKIPVIANVDFGHSDPVLTLPQLIHVKVDTAKQDVAFTEAAVVA from the coding sequence ATGACCAGATTATTTCCAAAAGCTTGGGTCGGTACCATGACCGTCGGAACCATCGCACCTGCTAGCCCAGCCCCAAACAATTTCCGCCAAAGATATGAGAGAGGGATTCAGAATCTTAAAGCCTTAGGGCTCAAAGTTATCGAAGATAGGCGAGTTTTTGCCAAGAACGGTCATGTGGCTGGTACTGTCGGCGCGCGAGTCAGGCATATTCACGATCTATTTCAAAACCCGGAAGTAGGCATGATTATCAGCGCTATCGGTGGTTTCAATTCGAATCAATTGCTGCGCCATATTGATTACGATCTGATTCAAAGAAATCCGAAAATCTTAGTTGGCTATAGTGATGTTACGAATTTGCACATGGCAATTACTAAACAAACGAATTTAGTCACTTTTTATGGGCCAGCAATAATGCCTCAATTTGGTGATTTCGGCGGACCAATCGATTTTACTCTCCGGAACTTTAAGAAAGCCTTTCAGCCGATTCCCATCGGCAGTCTACCAGTAAGCGAGGTCTTTACCGAAGAGCTTTTGCCTTGGGGGACGCACGATAGTCGCCCCAAACAAATGCAGCCCAATTCCGGCTGGATAATTTGCCACGAGGGGAAATCCGAAGGTTACTCTCTGGTAGCAAACCTGACCACCTTAATGATGACGATTGCGACGCGCTGGGAACCAATATGGCAAGATAAAGTGCTTTTTCTCGAAGAGGAAGGGCAATCGACGCAGATAACTGATAGATGTCTTACACACTTAGAGAATATTGGCGTCTTTGAAAAGATAAAAGGAATCGTTTTCGGCAGATCATACGGCTACAAAGTAGTTGATTCTAAATACCCTTTGAAGCGAATACTGAGACGGTTTGGTCGTCGCTACAAAATTCCGGTCATTGCAAACGTTGATTTCGGGCATTCTGACCCAGTTCTCACTCTTCCGCAGCTCATTCATGTCAAAGTGGATACTGCTAAGCAAGACGTTGCATTTACAGAGGCGGCCGTCGTTGCGTGA
- a CDS encoding HesA/MoeB/ThiF family protein, translating to MRERFQLKKFYRISDYQNSNVSEFPHLVSLGYDEILAKQVQGNDVTLSLLAHLDGTKSLGEICDILSKAHKISEAEIFLQVRALIDAGLLLPEHKSELLSTEEIIRYDRHLLFYSIFTENPIWHQEKLAKATVAILGVGGIGSWVAYNLACCGVGRLILIDSDFIETSNLTRQILYGPSDVGKSKIEVAVNRLRNFNPFINVIGIEKKIQNYGDLDEILPEIDFAGIDFIIQSADKPEKIHFWLDEFAYRRKISYAFAGYIEILGVVGPIVIPDKTSCLMCAEAKIHDFENADLKAIQDRFQAPSFGPINSIVSSFVVLETIKLLLGMEESQLLNQRLTYNFLKNQIDYEPYPKNPNCTQCGRKND from the coding sequence TTGCGTGAACGCTTTCAGCTCAAGAAATTCTATCGCATATCGGATTATCAAAATTCGAACGTTAGCGAATTTCCACACCTTGTCTCCCTAGGTTATGACGAAATTCTCGCAAAGCAGGTTCAGGGAAATGACGTGACGCTTTCTTTGTTGGCCCATTTGGACGGTACTAAATCCTTGGGGGAAATTTGTGATATCCTGTCTAAGGCCCATAAGATTTCAGAAGCAGAAATTTTCCTCCAAGTTAGGGCATTGATTGATGCTGGGTTGTTGCTTCCGGAACACAAATCTGAACTGTTATCGACGGAGGAAATTATTCGATATGATCGCCACCTTCTTTTCTATTCCATATTTACTGAGAATCCAATCTGGCATCAAGAGAAACTCGCAAAAGCAACTGTTGCAATCCTTGGTGTCGGCGGGATTGGTTCGTGGGTCGCGTACAATTTGGCATGCTGTGGCGTCGGTCGTTTGATTCTGATAGATTCAGACTTCATTGAAACGAGTAATTTAACGCGACAAATACTCTACGGGCCATCGGACGTTGGAAAATCGAAAATAGAGGTTGCCGTAAATAGGCTGCGAAATTTTAATCCCTTTATCAATGTCATCGGCATTGAGAAAAAAATCCAAAACTACGGTGATCTTGACGAAATTCTGCCCGAAATCGATTTTGCGGGCATCGATTTCATCATCCAAAGTGCTGATAAACCGGAGAAAATTCATTTCTGGCTGGATGAATTTGCTTATCGCAGAAAAATTTCCTACGCTTTTGCAGGTTATATCGAAATTCTTGGTGTGGTGGGCCCCATTGTAATTCCCGATAAAACTTCATGCTTAATGTGTGCCGAAGCGAAAATTCATGACTTTGAAAACGCAGATCTGAAGGCCATACAAGATCGATTTCAAGCTCCGTCTTTCGGGCCGATAAACAGTATCGTTAGCTCGTTCGTCGTCTTGGAGACTATAAAGCTCCTTTTAGGTATGGAGGAATCGCAGCTTCTTAACCAACGGCTTACATACAATTTCCTAAAAAATCAAATAGATTACGAACCCTACCCAAAAAATCCAAATTGCACACAATGTGGGAGAAAAAATGATTAA
- a CDS encoding GNAT family N-acetyltransferase — MGEKMIKPGPNLCMLPMEERHVPFLQNLQMDWDNADLYRMRNVIYSVFETVAWYRNVLLNNESLRYFIIAANDDPNKNPVGLVYYSNISQKARVIEQGIYLEKKLRAKPTAILEVIHISARYVFETLNYRKIKMHLTERRKSIMRALQAIDWVVEGRFIKEVFFWGKYYDEYRLSLFDESYHKLVAEFEASGNDYQRYLKARLKNMPSADIKSATFQIGGD, encoded by the coding sequence GTGGGAGAAAAAATGATTAAACCTGGGCCAAATCTTTGCATGCTACCGATGGAGGAAAGGCATGTGCCATTCCTTCAAAACCTCCAGATGGATTGGGATAATGCTGATCTGTACAGGATGCGTAATGTCATTTATTCAGTCTTTGAAACTGTTGCTTGGTATAGAAACGTTTTATTGAATAATGAATCGCTTCGCTATTTTATTATTGCTGCGAATGATGATCCTAATAAAAATCCTGTCGGGCTGGTGTATTACTCAAATATCAGTCAAAAGGCAAGGGTCATTGAACAAGGCATCTACCTAGAAAAAAAATTGCGAGCCAAACCCACGGCCATTTTGGAGGTAATCCACATATCTGCGCGTTATGTATTTGAAACGTTGAATTACCGAAAAATCAAAATGCACCTGACTGAAAGAAGAAAGAGTATCATGCGTGCTTTACAGGCAATAGATTGGGTTGTGGAAGGTCGATTCATCAAAGAGGTTTTTTTCTGGGGAAAATACTACGACGAGTACCGATTAAGTCTTTTCGATGAGAGTTATCATAAGCTCGTTGCAGAATTTGAAGCATCTGGGAACGATTACCAAAGATATTTAAAAGCCCGGTTAAAAAATATGCCGTCCGCAGACATTAAGAGTGCAACGTTCCAAATTGGTGGCGATTGA
- a CDS encoding class I SAM-dependent methyltransferase codes for MQTDYFNLLAKFNHAYLHPGGLAATETLLSWVNWQASPKILEVACGVGRTSLMAAKRGAAAVIGIDESAGMIASAKENLKRQNIQNVNFTVLQAEANAQPDKDYDVVICEGATAFFSNRKKGISEIKRVLKPGGIFLTTEFYYKERPPEALIQKMSDLMGKKFEPYSLDDWLALYGETGFTIGEIISTPRNKPWSRFFREWRENMHFFLFSKWHPDRPKLNEYFSAFRENAKYLAACSYKLIRS; via the coding sequence ATGCAAACCGATTACTTTAATCTGTTGGCTAAGTTCAACCACGCTTACTTACATCCCGGTGGCTTGGCCGCAACAGAGACATTACTGTCATGGGTGAATTGGCAAGCTTCTCCAAAGATACTCGAAGTCGCATGCGGTGTCGGCCGAACATCACTAATGGCTGCAAAGCGAGGTGCCGCTGCGGTCATAGGCATCGATGAAAGTGCGGGCATGATAGCATCAGCAAAAGAGAACTTGAAAAGGCAAAATATTCAAAACGTGAATTTCACAGTGCTGCAAGCTGAAGCGAATGCGCAACCTGATAAGGATTACGATGTTGTAATTTGCGAGGGGGCCACTGCATTTTTCTCTAATCGAAAAAAAGGGATTTCGGAAATCAAACGAGTCTTAAAACCGGGTGGCATATTTCTGACGACGGAGTTCTATTATAAAGAACGGCCTCCAGAAGCTCTGATTCAGAAAATGAGCGATTTAATGGGGAAGAAATTTGAACCATATAGCTTAGATGATTGGCTTGCCTTATATGGAGAAACAGGGTTCACCATTGGAGAGATTATTTCGACTCCACGGAATAAGCCATGGTCTCGTTTTTTTCGTGAATGGCGGGAGAATATGCATTTTTTCCTGTTCTCAAAATGGCATCCTGATAGACCGAAATTAAATGAATATTTTAGCGCATTTCGTGAAAATGCAAAATACCTAGCGGCCTGCTCGTACAAGCTTATTCGTTCATGA
- a CDS encoding MFS transporter, which yields MKLFHIHVVMTTSLFSSLIWGMMLPNLTPYFSAKGFEIISIGLLFSISVLSRVFSQYFFGALISRYGFVVAGMVNAFGIFLLSLLLIDEFEHPIKLILAGIGFGLINGIFFVTLDTIIRSVSESPAKLFSLRIVLVGIGLTVGPILNHFLLLISVESCLKLQLLVAILISIYFFFFPKSSMLLETRRTLSFSPNLRIVIIALPVFTAQIIYGALEPILPLYALNEIKDPKMAPIFFSVNFIAFIIGQGFGLILQKFLKIENIFILAFTLMGLSFCIFSLQTNPFFFYLWISLESISASILFLTGKSIIGSYFSKEEFANAYGQYAAFTDFGLFIAPVIFTYWYQHISAKYILPSIAGFVLCFLLLFGLIQFFSQQRLRAAEGE from the coding sequence ATGAAACTCTTTCATATACATGTAGTGATGACCACTTCCCTTTTTAGCAGCCTCATTTGGGGCATGATGCTCCCAAACTTAACCCCCTATTTCAGTGCAAAGGGTTTTGAAATAATCTCAATCGGCCTGCTATTTAGTATTTCAGTTCTATCGCGGGTCTTTTCTCAGTATTTTTTTGGCGCCCTAATTTCACGGTATGGATTCGTAGTTGCGGGTATGGTAAATGCTTTCGGCATATTCTTATTAAGCCTCCTGCTGATAGATGAATTTGAACATCCTATAAAACTCATTCTAGCCGGTATAGGTTTTGGCTTGATCAATGGAATTTTCTTCGTAACACTGGATACAATAATCCGAAGTGTCTCTGAGAGTCCCGCGAAATTATTTTCACTTAGAATCGTTCTTGTTGGCATAGGCTTGACGGTGGGCCCCATTTTGAATCATTTCCTGCTTCTCATTTCTGTCGAAAGCTGTCTTAAATTGCAATTGTTGGTCGCGATTTTGATTTCAATTTATTTCTTTTTCTTCCCGAAATCATCAATGCTGCTTGAAACACGACGGACTTTGAGTTTCTCACCTAACCTCAGAATCGTAATAATTGCACTACCCGTCTTTACGGCTCAAATTATTTATGGCGCCTTAGAGCCCATATTACCGTTATACGCTCTTAATGAGATAAAAGATCCAAAAATGGCACCGATTTTCTTCTCTGTGAACTTTATTGCTTTTATCATTGGTCAAGGATTCGGCCTGATTCTCCAGAAATTCTTAAAAATCGAGAATATATTCATCTTAGCTTTTACCCTGATGGGATTAAGTTTCTGCATTTTTTCGCTGCAAACGAATCCATTTTTCTTCTACCTATGGATAAGTCTCGAAAGTATATCAGCCTCCATCCTTTTTTTAACTGGAAAGAGCATCATCGGTTCATACTTCTCAAAAGAGGAATTTGCTAATGCCTACGGTCAGTATGCAGCTTTCACGGATTTTGGTCTATTCATTGCGCCTGTCATCTTCACTTATTGGTACCAACATATTTCCGCCAAATACATATTACCTTCTATAGCAGGTTTTGTGCTTTGCTTTCTTCTGCTCTTTGGTTTGATACAATTTTTCTCGCAACAGAGACTCCGAGCTGCGGAGGGTGAATAA
- a CDS encoding phospholipase D-like domain-containing protein: MKFLTAKQISGEIDSIITEAKQQIILISPYIQISPLYIDHMHDASERRVKITFVFRDQNQKFMQEMNLGSIRGIELKYLENLHAKCYMNESTALITSMNLYDASENNREMGILLNSTDSADLYQKVRREADSIIAASQKLNTFIRSIKNFVKDVTHAFCIRCAEPIAENPEKPLCASCFSAWKKFGDPNYKEKYCHICGRDWPSSLAKPLCKECWADSA; the protein is encoded by the coding sequence ATGAAATTCTTAACTGCAAAGCAAATCTCTGGTGAAATTGATTCAATAATTACCGAGGCGAAACAACAGATCATATTAATCTCACCCTACATTCAGATTTCTCCACTCTATATCGATCACATGCATGATGCTTCCGAGCGGCGCGTGAAGATTACTTTCGTATTTCGTGACCAAAATCAAAAGTTTATGCAAGAAATGAATCTTGGCTCAATTAGAGGCATTGAACTCAAATACTTGGAAAACCTGCACGCAAAATGCTACATGAATGAATCAACTGCGCTGATTACGTCAATGAACCTGTATGATGCCTCAGAAAATAACCGCGAAATGGGTATTCTTCTCAATAGTACTGATTCTGCTGATCTTTACCAAAAAGTGAGACGTGAGGCCGATTCAATAATCGCGGCATCCCAAAAACTAAACACTTTTATCCGCTCCATCAAGAATTTTGTAAAAGACGTCACTCATGCTTTCTGCATTCGCTGCGCCGAACCGATTGCCGAAAATCCAGAAAAGCCTCTGTGTGCCTCGTGTTTTAGTGCCTGGAAAAAGTTTGGTGATCCAAATTACAAAGAGAAATATTGCCATATCTGTGGCAGGGATTGGCCAAGCTCGCTGGCGAAGCCATTATGCAAAGAGTGCTGGGCAGATTCAGCTTAA
- a CDS encoding type II toxin-antitoxin system VapC family toxin — MKPVKLYLETSVWNFYYADDAPEKRDITRQFFENYARNQYELFISDEVLREISQANPNTQLLLRELIQKYEPQIIDLSEEVEILAQAYLEAKILPPRCEVDCRHAAVATVYELDALLSWNMKHLANYRRMQAINAINLLRGYGKHLELMVPMAVSEDES, encoded by the coding sequence TTGAAGCCAGTTAAGTTGTATTTAGAGACATCGGTTTGGAACTTTTACTATGCCGATGATGCTCCTGAAAAAAGGGATATAACCCGGCAGTTCTTTGAAAACTACGCCAGAAATCAGTATGAGTTGTTTATTTCTGATGAGGTATTGAGGGAAATCAGTCAGGCCAATCCGAATACGCAGCTTTTACTTCGCGAATTGATACAAAAATATGAGCCACAGATTATCGATCTATCAGAAGAGGTTGAAATCCTAGCTCAAGCCTATTTGGAAGCCAAAATCCTCCCTCCCCGGTGCGAGGTTGACTGCAGGCATGCTGCCGTAGCCACCGTTTATGAGCTTGACGCGCTACTAAGTTGGAATATGAAACACTTGGCGAACTACAGGCGAATGCAAGCCATCAACGCTATTAATTTGTTGCGCGGTTATGGAAAGCATTTGGAACTGATGGTGCCAATGGCGGTGAGCGAAGATGAAAGTTGA